In the genome of Pseudorca crassidens isolate mPseCra1 chromosome 14, mPseCra1.hap1, whole genome shotgun sequence, one region contains:
- the PFN4 gene encoding profilin-4: MSHLQNLLLDTLLGTKHVDSAALIKLQEPSLCVASPGFSVMPSDVRTLVDGFAKNPLKTRREGLYFKEKDYKCVRADDYSLYAKSENTGVVVVKTRLYLLVATYTEGMYPSVCVEATEKLGEYLRRKGN, encoded by the exons ATGAGCCATTTGCAGAACTTACTGTTAGATACACTCCTGGGAACGAAGCATGTAGACAGTGCAGCCCTCATCAAACTCCAGGAGCCGAGCCTATGTGTAGCATCACCTGGATTTAGT GTAATGCCCAGTGATGTCCGAACACTTGTGGATGGATTTGCCAAGAACCCTTTGAAAACCAGAAGAGAAGGATTGTATTTCAAGGAGAAGGACTACAAATGTGTCCGGGCAGATGACTATTCTCTTTATGCTAAGAGT gAAAATACTGGTGTGGTTGTTGTGAAGACCCGTCTGTATCTTCTGGTGGCAACTTACACTGAGGGCATGTATCCTAGTGTCTGTGTGGAAGCCACAGAGAAATTGG gaGAATAtctaagaagaaaaggaaattaa